One segment of Strix aluco isolate bStrAlu1 chromosome 4, bStrAlu1.hap1, whole genome shotgun sequence DNA contains the following:
- the TNIP2 gene encoding TNFAIP3-interacting protein 2, with protein MHLAGLLLALEKREKRQQRARGSPPLAMCSVSEGSSTDPLAARFKQVEETLEKLHRENRSLKNKVPRYNALCTLYHESAQQLKHLQLQLAAKEATIRELRGSLARRQQQPAGGEAAAAGAEPARSLVESLLEQLGQAREQLQDSERLSARRMEALSQEVQKLNQQLEEKNGEIQQMINQPPYEKEREILRLQKSLAEKEKAQATSDVLCRSLTDETHQLQRKLASTAEMCQHLAKCLEEKQRKEKGNSDDHIPAGRSDQLLDNDTSLQALICNLQDENRMLKQKVAHVEDLNAKWQKYDASRDEYVKRLHLQLKEMKSQLEQQHCVTSAQTNSDLMHKEIFRLNKLLEEKMNECIKTKRELEDVKKASEGDNERIQMLEQQVLVYKDDFTSERSDRERAQSKIQELQAEVACLQHQLARRQDSRDTSSHFRVHRGNQNHMYVQTNVEHLRGNSPGQTGTRRTSSQSEQASPPADNGNSGSEGRAQGELRCPHCMRFFSDELSDEFLKHVTECCQ; from the exons ATGCACCTGGCCGGATTGCTGCTCGccctggagaagagagagaagaggcagcagcgCGCCCGCGGCTCACCTCCCTTGGCCATGTGCTCGGTAAGCGAGGGCAGCAGTACAGACCCCTTGGCGGCCCGCTTCAAACAGGTGGAGGAGACGCTGGAGAAGCTGCACCGGGAAAACAGGAGCTTGAAGAATAAAGTGCCTCGGTACAACGCGCTCTGCACCTTGTACCACGAGTCTGCCCAGCAGCTGAagcacctccagctgcagctggctgCCAAGGAGGCGACTATCCGGGAGCTGCGGGGCAGCCTGgcccggcggcagcagcagccggcgggcggcgaggcggcggcggcgggcgcggagccggcCCGCTCGCTGGTGGAGAGtctgctggagcagctgggcCAGGCCAGGGAGCAGCTTCAGGACAGCGAGCGACTCTCGGCGCGAAGAATGGAAGCTCTGAGCCAG GAAGTACAGAAGTTGAATCAGCAACTAGAAGAGAAGAATGGAGAGATACAGCAGATGATAAATCAGCCTCCatatgaaaaggagagagaaatcttACGACTTCAGAAGAGCTTGGCAgagaaagagaaggctcaggCCACCAGTGATGTTTTGTGTCGTTCACTCACTGATGAAACTCACCAACTTCAACGCAAATTAGCATCCACAGCAGAAATGTGTCAACATCTGGCAAAATGTCtagaagagaagcaaagaaaagagaaggggaattCAGATGACCATATACCTGCTGGAAGATCTGATCAG CTTTTAGACAATGACACTTCACTTCAAGCTCTTATCTGCAACCTACAAGATGAAAACAGgatgttaaaacaaaaagtagCTCAT GTGGAAGACTTAAATGCAAAATGGCAGAAATATGATGCGAGTAGGGATGAGTATGTGAAGCGACTCCACTTGCAGCTAAAAGAGATGAAGTCACAACTAGAGCAGCAGCACTGCGTAACTTCAGCACAAACGAATTCTGACCTGATGCACAAAGAGATATTCCGGTTAAACAAgttactggaagaaaaaatgaatgaatgcataaaaacaaagagagaatTAGAAGATGTGAAGAAGGCTAGTGAAGGAGATAATGAGCGCATACAAATGCTAGAGCAACAG GTCCTAGTTTATAAAGATGATTTCACATCCGAGAGATCAGACAGAGAACGAGCGCAGAGTAAAATACAAGAGCTTCAGGCAGAAGTTGCATGTCTGCAACACCAGCTAGCAAGAAGACAG GACTCAAGAGACACAAGTAGTCATTTCAGAGTTCACAGGGGTAACCAAAATCATATGTATGTACAGACAAATGTCGAACATCTACGAGGCAATAGCCCAGGCCAAACAGGCACGAGAAGAACATCTTCCCAGTCTGAACAAGCCTCTCCTCCTGCAGACAATGGGAACTCTGGATCCGAGGGCAGGGCACAGGGTGAACTCAGATGCCCTCATTGTATGAGGTTTTTCAGTGATGAACTCAGTGATGAATTCCTCAAGCATGTTACTGAATGCTGTCAGTGA